The window GCTGCCGAATATCCTTTCTATTGAAGAAATCGAATCCTTACTGACAGCACCGAATCGCAGTAAGCCTCAGGGAGTACGCGATGTAGCTATGCTTGAGCTATTATACGGCTCAGGGATGCGTATTAGCGAATTGATTGCACTAGATTTGGCCGATATCCACCTGACAATGGGTTTTGTCCGTGTTTTTGGCAAAGGGGGCAAAGAGCGTATTATACCACTCGGTAAAAGTGCCCTTTCATCATTAAGTGCGTATTTAGATGGCGCACGAGGTCAATTGCAAGGGAAATACCCAAAAACAGATGCGTTTTTTATTAATCAAAGAGGGAAACGTTTAACAAGGCAAGGTTGTTGGAAATTAATGAAGGAACATGCACTAAAGGCAGGCATCCAGCATGAGTTAACACCGCATACATTGCGTCACTCTTTTGCTACACATTTAGTGGAAAATGGTGCGGATTTACGAGCGGTACAGGAGATGTTGGGACATGCTGATATATCCACAACACAAATCTATACACATATTAGTAAAACAAGACTATCAGAGGTATATAAGCAATTCCATCCACGCGCGTAATTATTTTTTACCTTGGTCGGATGTCTGACCTTTATTTTTCACTGTTTTTTGGTAAAATAGAGTCGTGAGATTAGGAGGCAACAGATGATGAATAAAACGTTTAAAAAAATCCACGTAGTGGTTATGGACTCAGTTGGTATTGGTGAAGCACCAGACGCTGCAAACTTTGGAGATGTGGGCTCGCATACATTAGGGCATATCGCTGAAAAAATGAATGGGCTTTCAATGCCAAATATGGAATCGTTCGGTTTAGCGAACATTGAGCCATTACAAGGGATGCAAGCAACCAACGCGCCGAAAGCGTACTACGGTAAAATGCAGGAAGCCTCAGTCGGTAAAGATACTATGACTGGACACTGGGAAATCATGGGGTTGAATATTGATAAACCATTCAAAGTGTATCCAGATGGCTTCCCGGCTGAGTTGATTGCGGAGCTTGAAAAACGTACTGGCCGTAAAGTACTGTGCAATAAACCTGCAAGTGGTACACAAGTTATTGAAGATTTTGGACAAGAGCATATGGAGACAGGGGCATTGATTGTCTATACATCTGCTGACCCTGTACTACAAATTGCTGCTCACGAAGAGATAATTCCACTAGAGGAATTATATGAAATTTGTGAAATTGCTCGTGCATTAACTTTGCAACCTGAGTATTTAGTTGGTCGTGTCATTGCTCGTCCATTCATTGGTACACCTGGAAACTTTGAGCGCACATCAAATCGTCACGATTATGCATTAAAACCATTCGGTCGTACAACGATGAATGCATTGCAGGATGCAAATCTAGACGTTATTGCTATTGGAAAAATCTCTGATATTTTCAATGGAGAAGGTGTAACAGATGCTATTCGTACAAAAAATAATATGGACGGTATGGATAAATTTGCGGAGGTTGCACGTCGTGATTTTCGCGGTATAAGCTTCTTAAATTTAGTAGACTTTGATGCGAATTTCGGCCATCGTCGTGATCCACTTGGCTATGGCAACGCGTTACAAGAGTTTGACGCGCGTCTTCCAGAAATTTTACAGGCAATGACAGAGGACGATTTACTGATGATTACGGCAGACCACGGAAATGATCCAACATTCCCTGGGACAGACCATACACGTGAATATGTTCCACTAATTGTCTATTCGCCTCGTTTTAAAGGTGGTCGCGAGCTTGCTTTACGTGAAACTTTTGCAGATATTGCAGCAACTGTCGCTGAAAACTTTAACGTTGAAGCACCACCATTTGGTAAAAGTTTCTTGAATGATTTAAAATAAGGGGGATTTTCCTATGAATATGACGCAACTGTTTGAAAAGAAAAAGCAAGGCAAAGAGCTTACGCAGGCTGAAATAAAATACTTTGTAGAAGGCTACACAACAGGTTCTATTCCGGACTATCAAGCAAGCTCCCTTTTAATGGCCATTCGTTTATTAGGGATGACTGATGAAGAAACATTTTATTTAACGAAAGCAATGATTGAATCAGGTGATGTGATTGATCTAACATCGATTGACGGCTTTAAAATTGACAAGCACTCTACTGGTGGTGTAGGTGATAAAGTAACGCTTATTGTGACGCCAGTTATTGCTGCGCTTGGGATTCCTGTGGCAAAGTTTAGTGGCAAAGGCTTAGGTATTACTGGCGGTACAATCGATAAATTAGAATCTATTCGAGGTTTTAAAACGGAGCTTTCGTCACAAGAATTTATCGATAATGTCAATAAACATAAAATAGCGGTTGCAGGTCAAACAGGCAATCTTGTGCCTGCTGACAAAAAACTCTATGCATTACGAGATGTGACGGGTACTGTCGATTCAATTCCTTTAATTGCAGCATCCATTATGAGTAAAAAAATTGCTAGTGGCGCTGACGGTATCGTACTAGATGTGAAATGTGGCTCAGGTGCGTTTATGAAGACGGAAGAAGAAGCGAAAAAATTGGCGGATGCGATGACAGCGATTGGTGAAAAGCTAGGCCGTAAAGTAGTTGCTCATATTAGCGATATGGATAATCCGTTAGGGAAAATGATTGGTAATAAGCTCGAAGTAGCGGAAGCGCATTCTTTACTTAGTGGTCGTATGGGCGAAACACACGAAGATTTATTAGAGGAATGCATCATTATTTCTTCACTTATGTATCAAGTTGCAGCTGGAGTGAACGAAGCGGCGGCAACAGCGGCTGTTAAACGAGTGTTAGCGGATGGCTCCGCAGTTGCGAAATTCGAGGAATTTATCGCGGCTCAGGGCGGTGATTTAGCCGATATCGTTCAAAATGACACAGCGAATAATGTGGCTGTGAAAGCTGCTACTAACGGTGTGGTGGAAACAATTAATGCTTTATTAATCGGTGAAGCGAGCGTTGAACTTGGTGCAGGTCGTTTAACGAAAGAATCTGCACTTGATTATGATGCAGGTATTCAACTTGTAGCAAAAAAAGGCGATGCTGTGAAGACGGGCGAAACCATTGCTTATTTATATTCAAATCGTGAAATCAATGGTGAAACAATCAATAAAGTACAGAATGCCTACACAATTGCCTAAATAATAGCGAGTGAGAACTCTCCTTACCTTATGGAGGGCACTGTAAAGTCCTTAAAATGAATTTTAGCCGTGGCGGAAACGATTAATCGTTTCTGCCATGGTTTTTTTCTTCGATGCCGTTGATTTCCGTTTCGGCGGACCTTCCTGAGGGCGAACCTAGAGCTTCCTTGTCGCTAACGCTCCTGTGGGGTCTCAAGCTGTTCGCTAGTCCCCCAAGGAATCACCGCCTACACGTCAATCAACTAATTTTAACGTTTTTCCGCGTTTTTCATTTCTCACTTCTTAGAAACGCCTTCTTAAATCGAACCTTGAACAGTATAAAAACTAATCTCCTGATCAGTATTCATGCAAAAAGTGTGTCCCACGTTTAAATTATCTTCATTTATCCTATACTGCAAATAACCTAAAAAGCCATAAGTATGTCGATTTGACACTATTTCGGAAGACTTTGCACTAGTTGTGTCAGTTGCAAGGAATCACCGCATAGAACGTAGAATTGCACGAGGAGGAGGCGATGTTCATGCATTTTCAATTTGAAATGGTAACAAGAGAGACAGTAGTTATACGTTTATATGGGGAGCTCGATCATCATGCAGTAGAACAAATTCGAGCGAAAATTTCTTCAGCAATTTTTCAAGGTGCTGTATCGACTATCATTTGGAACTTAGAAGGACTGTCTTTTATGGATAGTTCGGGGGTCGGCTTAGTGCTGGGTCGAATGCGTGAGTTAGAGGCTATCGCAGGACGAACGATTTTATTGAATCCATCGCCAACAATGCGAAAAGTATTCCAGTTTTCAGGCTTAGGTCCGTGGATGATGGATGCAACCGAAGAAGAGGCGATTGAGCGAGTAAGGGGGATTGTAAATGGATAACGAAATGACATTAACTTTTTTAGCAATTAGTGAAAATGAGGGCTTGGCACGAGTAGCTGTGACAGGCTTTATCGCACAATTAGATCCAACGATTGATGAGCTATCAGAATTTAAAACGGTTGTCTCGGAGGCTGTATCTAATGCCATTATTCACGGTTATGAAGAGGACGGTAAAGGTGTTGTTACAGTTCATGCAAAACGTGAGGATGATATTGTAACTGTGTCTGTTATGGATAATGGAATGGGTATAGAGGATGTGAGTCGTGCCATGGAACCGTTGTTTACAACGAAAAGCGCGATGGAGCGTTCAGGTATGGGCTTTACAATTATGGATAGTTTTTCTGATCAGTTGACAGTAATGTCTAAGTGGCAAGAAGGTACAACTGTAACGTTTACGAAGAAATTTTATTCAGTTCGCACAGCGGTCATGTGAGGGTGCTAACATGAAGCCACTAGAACAGTCGTCCGATAAGCTATTGTCACAGGAAGAAATGCGTGAGTTAATTGCGCTTTCACAGCAGGGCGATCATGAGGCTCGTAAACGAATGATTGAAGGGAATACGAGGCTTGTGTGGTCCATCGTCCAACGCTTTACAACAAGGGGCGTAGAGCTCGAGGATTTATTTCAAATTGGCTGCATTGGGCTCATGAAGTCAGTGGATAAATTCGATTTATCGTATGATGTGAAGTTTTCAACGTATGCGGTACCGATGATTATTGGGGAAATTCAGCGTTTTCTAAGAGATGATGGCATGGTGAAGGTTAGCCGTTCTATACGGGAGCTCAACTTTAAAATTCGCCATGCAACCGATGAATTTATCAAGAACAATGAACATCCACCGACTATTCAGGAATTAGCACTGGTGCTGGGTGTCACGGCTGAAGAAATTGTGACAGCTTCCGATGCCCTAAGGGATCCCGCTTCCTTACATGAGCAATTGTATGAGAGTGAAGGGGATTCCATCACCTTAATGGATCAAATGAAGGATGAGAAATCCGAGCAGCCGTTTGACTATATACCGTTAAAAGAGGTGCTCACACGACTTGATCCAAGAGAGCAATCCATTATTTATTTGCGATATTTTTCTGATTGTACGCAAACGGAAATAGCAAACAGGCTAGGTATTTCGCAAGTACAAGTATCACGGTTAGAGAAAAAGATACTGGCACAATTAAAGAGCTGGATGGCCACGAGTGCTACAGTCGAGGAGCAGGTAGTAAAAAAAGACATCTAAGAAAATGGTGACAGCATGACAAATAAACTATTTAACAGCTTAGAAGAAGCCGAAAATTTTCTTAAAGAACAATTTGGGGACGGCGAATCATTTGACGTAGGCATCAAACATTTATTTGTCAAAGATTTGCCAGTCCTCTGTGCATATATTAGTGGACTTGTGGATGGAGAAGCCTTAACGCAATTACTCTCTAGTATGTTGCCTGATGAAGAGGTAGATATTGAAGATGAGCAGGAATATTTTGAAGCTTACTTCAATTTTCACGGTCGTTCCGAAGAAACAGAGCGCAAAGCCTACTTACTTGCTATTTTAAGTGGGCAAGTAACATTTATCACGAAAAGTGGTTACTGTTATGTGGCTGAACTTCGAAATTATCCAGGGCGTTCGCCAGAGGAACCGGATAATGAAAAGGTTATACGTGGTTCAAGGGATGGCTTTACTGAAGGGATATCACAAAATACGGCTTTGATTCGTCGACGAATTCGCAATAGTAATTTACGTTTCGAGCTACATAAAATATCCAAGATTGGTCAAACCGATGTCGCACTGGCGTTTATGAAGGATATTGCGAATGATGAAATGCTCGATAAGTTACGACAGCGTCTCGGACAAATTAATCATGACGGACTAACAATGGCTGATAAATCACTAGAAGAGTGGCTGTTTAAGCAAAAGTTCCACCCCGTGCCTTTCGTACGGTATACGGAACGTCCTGATATTGCAGCTGCGCATTTACTCGAAGGACATGTGGCTATTTTGGTGGATACCTCACCTTCAGTTATTTTAGTACCTGCAACAGTTTTTCATTTACTGCAGCATGCTGAGGAGTATAGGCAGGCGCCAGCAGTTGGGACATTTGTTCGATTTATGCGCTACTTTGGGACAATAATGGGTTTGCTATTATTGCCTTTGTGGTATTTATTTGCAACACATGAATCATTATTGCCTGAAGCACTATCATTTTTAGGTGCGCAGGAAAAGTCTCATGTCCCAATTTTACTGCAAGTGTTGATTGCAGATATTGGGATTGAATTCTTGAGGATGGCCGCCATTCACACCCCATCACCTTTATCTACTGCGATGGGTTTGGTTGCGGGTGTAATTATTGGGCAAATTGCCATTGATGTTGGACTTTTTTCTGCAGAAGTTGTGTTATATACAGCTGTAGCCGCAATTCTTACATTTATTATACCGTCATACGAGCTAAGTATTTCCATCAAGCTCTTTAGGTTGGTGTTATTAATTATGACAGGTATTTGGGGTGCAGATGGTCTATTTATTGGATTATTTATTTTATTTACGTATTTATGTTCACTGCGTCCATTACAAGCGCCGTATTTATGGCCACTTATCCCGTTCTTCCCAAATGCCATGCTTCGTGTGCTTGTCCGTTTCCCAATGACAGCCGATGCATTAAGACCTTATGTAGTCGCTTCCAAACAGCGAAAAAGGTCATAGGAGCCGTTGCACTCGTTTTTTCCATGTGATAAAGTTCACATATAGTATTTTGTGATTTTTGCAAAAATTATCTTTATTCAGTAGATGTTTTTGCATGCGAAGGCGAAGTTTCAACATAAAATGATGATTTGTGCAAATACAATTCATCATTTGGACACAATACCGCCGGGCTGTATCGATCACAGGATGGAACGATGTGAAAAGGGAGAGATGCACATGCATTTATATGGAACACAAGCGATTTCTGAAGACGGTCATTTAACAATCGGACAGGTAGACACACTTGAGCTTGCGAAAGAATACGGTACACCACTATTTGTATACGATACTGCGCTTATTCGTAAGCGTGCACGCGACTTCATAGATACGTTTAAAAAACTAGGTGTAAAAGCTGAAGTAGCTTACGCTTCAAAAGCATTCGCATGTGTGGCTGTGTATCAATTAGCGGCAGAGGAAAATCTATCATTGGATGTTGTTTCAGGTGGGGAATTATTTACCGCATTAAAAGCTGGATTCCCAGCCGAGCGTATACATTTCCATGGTAATAATAAAAGCATTGCCGAATTAGAATTAGCCTTTGACTCAAAAATTGGATGTATCGTCGTAGATAACTTCTACGAGATCCAGCTTTTAAAAGAAATTTCAGAGCGCCGTCAGCAAAGAATGCGTATTTTATTGCGTGTTACACCAGGTGTTGAGGCACATACGCATGATTTCATTACAACAGGACAGGCAGATTCTAAATTTGGCTTTGACTTAAATAATGGTCAAGCAGACGAAGCATTCCAGCAAACATTTAACCATGAATACTTAGAGCTTCTGGGCTTACACTGCCATATTGGCTCTCAAATTTTCGATACAGCTGGCTTTGGCTTAGCGGGTGAAAAACTAATTGATAAAATTTCCGATTGGCACAAGGCTCACGACTTTACTTGTACTGTGTTAAACTTAGGAGGGGGCTTTGGTATTCGTTATACAGAAGAAGATGCACCGCTTGAGCCACAAGTATATGTAGAGGATATGATTACGGTTGTTAAAAACAAAGCAATTGTACTTGGTCTAACGATGCCAGAAATTTGGATTGAACCAGGTCGTTCTCTTGTTGGCGATGCAGGGACGTCACTTTATACAATCGGTTCACAAAAAACTGTACCAGACGTGCGCAAATATGTTGCGGTCGATGGCGGGATGAGTGACAATATTCGTCCAGCGCTTTATGAAGCAAAATACGAGGCGGTCATTGCGAGTAAAGCAAATGCACCGAAAAGTGAAACGTACACAGTGGCTGGAAAGCTATGTGAATCAGGCGATAAATTGATTATTGATGCTAAACTGCAAGAAGCAGCTTCTGGCGATGTACTAGCAATCTTCTGCACAGGCGCGTATGGGTACTCAATGGCGAGTAACTATAATCGTGTTCCACGTCCAGCGGTGGTATTTGCTGAAAATGGCAAGCATCAATTAGCGATTAAACGTGAAAGTTATGAAGATATTGTACAAAACGACCTCCCGCTAACGTTAAAAAAGGGTGAGTAGAATTTGAGAAAAAACAAATGGGTATTACTTGCATCCATTTCAACTTTTATTTTGTTGTGGGGCATTGTTTATTGGGTGTTAGCTTCAAAAGGTATTCTCGGACCTGGTTCGTAAGACAGAAATTGACTTGCGGTAAAAGTACAAATCGTGTAGGATAGTCAAAGATTATGTACAGCTAGAAAAAGAGGGAATAGACAAATATGTTAATTCGATACAAAAAAGCTTTCGAGAAAATAGCGATGGGGCTACTCTCGTTTATGCCTAACGAAAAAGACATAAAAAAGCTCACAGAGACAATCCAATCTTATGAAAATAATGATAATTGGGTGTTGTATTTATGGAAAAAGAATGATGAGTATGTTGGTATCGTTGGTCTTGTAACAGATAATGATTCAGCAACGATTCAGCATGTTTCCGTAATCCCTTCTTACAGAGGTGAGGGCGTAGCGAAAGAAATGCTACAAGAAGTGGCAGAACTTGGCCAATACGAAAATGTGCGCGCAACTGATGAAACACGTGAATTTGTTCAGAAATGTATCCAATGTAACGATGAAAAAGCAGACGAGTGTTAACGTCTGCTTTTTCTTTGTTTACTTTCTTGGCGCTCAGCAAGAATATGTGAGCGATCACGAAGCATATGTTTATGGAGAAGATAGTCGTGACTACTTAATGGTAAAAGTTGTATACGTGCAGCGGTTAGCTCTTGCAATGTTGGTGTGATTGGTAGTTGAAAAGCCTGAAAGGACTTGCCCATTTGAATAGAAGCGATTGAATCCTTTAGTAGTATGAGAAGCTTTTCGTAGTCAATTTCAGAAAAAAAGACATGACCCACATTGTATTGAAAATTATGCAGTGCTTTTTGCAAGATTCGAACTGCGCCAGTAGAATTGCCACGGCGCCAATGATAGAAGCCTGTTGCGAGCTGTACATAACCAACAAGTGGATGATTTCTATCACCTGGAGCAATGTCTTTCCAATACTCCTCTAACACTTCATGGCATTCGAAATAATCTCCATTACCATTGAAATAAGCACAGTAGTCGATAAATAAAGTATGATGCTGTGGATGCATTTTGAACTCCTTTCCACTATACTAAAACGTGAACTTAACTTTATGCAGGTGGTTTTTAGGCACATATTGCATAAAATTGAAGCTTCCAGCAGCTGTCGTAGTTGTTTTTGCACAGGAAGCGACGACAACTACATGGAGGCGTAATTGAAAGAATGTCAGGGTGGTAAACAATGTCTTATGAAGTAAAATTAGAAGCCTTTTCGGGGCCTCTTGATTTATTATTGCATTTAATTCACAGATTGGAAATTGATATCTATGATATTCCAATGGCTGAAATTACACAACAATATATCGACCATATACATGCTATGCAGGTACTGGAATTAAATGAGGCTAGTGAGTACTTAGTGATGGCCGCGACGCTTTTGGCCATTAAAAGCCGTATGTTGTTACCGATTCATGAAGGAGAGCTAGAGGATGCCGAATTAGAAGTTGATGGACCTGACCCTCGTGAGGAACTTGTACAACGATTAATAGAGTATAAGAAATATAAAGAGGCGGCAAGCAACTTACAAGAGCTTGAGTCAGATCGGGCACAGGTGTTTACGCGACCACCAGCAGACTTATCTGGATTAGCTTCAGATGAGCAAATGGCGTTATTTGATTTGAACGTCAATATTTATGATATGCTTGGGGCTTTTCAAAAGCTGATGCGGAGGAAGAAATTAAAAAAACCATTAAAGACAACAGTTGCTAGGCAAGAGCGTTCAGTGAGAGATCAAATGCGTTCTGTTGTTCATTCATTACGTGCGACAGGTGGACGTGCG of the Lysinibacillus fusiformis genome contains:
- a CDS encoding thymidine phosphorylase, with amino-acid sequence MNMTQLFEKKKQGKELTQAEIKYFVEGYTTGSIPDYQASSLLMAIRLLGMTDEETFYLTKAMIESGDVIDLTSIDGFKIDKHSTGGVGDKVTLIVTPVIAALGIPVAKFSGKGLGITGGTIDKLESIRGFKTELSSQEFIDNVNKHKIAVAGQTGNLVPADKKLYALRDVTGTVDSIPLIAASIMSKKIASGADGIVLDVKCGSGAFMKTEEEAKKLADAMTAIGEKLGRKVVAHISDMDNPLGKMIGNKLEVAEAHSLLSGRMGETHEDLLEECIIISSLMYQVAAGVNEAAATAAVKRVLADGSAVAKFEEFIAAQGGDLADIVQNDTANNVAVKAATNGVVETINALLIGEASVELGAGRLTKESALDYDAGIQLVAKKGDAVKTGETIAYLYSNREINGETINKVQNAYTIA
- a CDS encoding segregation/condensation protein A, with amino-acid sequence MSYEVKLEAFSGPLDLLLHLIHRLEIDIYDIPMAEITQQYIDHIHAMQVLELNEASEYLVMAATLLAIKSRMLLPIHEGELEDAELEVDGPDPREELVQRLIEYKKYKEAASNLQELESDRAQVFTRPPADLSGLASDEQMALFDLNVNIYDMLGAFQKLMRRKKLKKPLKTTVARQERSVRDQMRSVVHSLRATGGRASFFELFPYEDKPTLILTFLSLLELMKRQVVIVQQDGNFEELTVTLQKEEWDDDENNDATK
- the deoB gene encoding phosphopentomutase, whose amino-acid sequence is MNKTFKKIHVVVMDSVGIGEAPDAANFGDVGSHTLGHIAEKMNGLSMPNMESFGLANIEPLQGMQATNAPKAYYGKMQEASVGKDTMTGHWEIMGLNIDKPFKVYPDGFPAELIAELEKRTGRKVLCNKPASGTQVIEDFGQEHMETGALIVYTSADPVLQIAAHEEIIPLEELYEICEIARALTLQPEYLVGRVIARPFIGTPGNFERTSNRHDYALKPFGRTTMNALQDANLDVIAIGKISDIFNGEGVTDAIRTKNNMDGMDKFAEVARRDFRGISFLNLVDFDANFGHRRDPLGYGNALQEFDARLPEILQAMTEDDLLMITADHGNDPTFPGTDHTREYVPLIVYSPRFKGGRELALRETFADIAATVAENFNVEAPPFGKSFLNDLK
- a CDS encoding spore germination protein, whose protein sequence is MTNKLFNSLEEAENFLKEQFGDGESFDVGIKHLFVKDLPVLCAYISGLVDGEALTQLLSSMLPDEEVDIEDEQEYFEAYFNFHGRSEETERKAYLLAILSGQVTFITKSGYCYVAELRNYPGRSPEEPDNEKVIRGSRDGFTEGISQNTALIRRRIRNSNLRFELHKISKIGQTDVALAFMKDIANDEMLDKLRQRLGQINHDGLTMADKSLEEWLFKQKFHPVPFVRYTERPDIAAAHLLEGHVAILVDTSPSVILVPATVFHLLQHAEEYRQAPAVGTFVRFMRYFGTIMGLLLLPLWYLFATHESLLPEALSFLGAQEKSHVPILLQVLIADIGIEFLRMAAIHTPSPLSTAMGLVAGVIIGQIAIDVGLFSAEVVLYTAVAAILTFIIPSYELSISIKLFRLVLLIMTGIWGADGLFIGLFILFTYLCSLRPLQAPYLWPLIPFFPNAMLRVLVRFPMTADALRPYVVASKQRKRS
- the sigF gene encoding RNA polymerase sporulation sigma factor SigF, whose product is MKPLEQSSDKLLSQEEMRELIALSQQGDHEARKRMIEGNTRLVWSIVQRFTTRGVELEDLFQIGCIGLMKSVDKFDLSYDVKFSTYAVPMIIGEIQRFLRDDGMVKVSRSIRELNFKIRHATDEFIKNNEHPPTIQELALVLGVTAEEIVTASDALRDPASLHEQLYESEGDSITLMDQMKDEKSEQPFDYIPLKEVLTRLDPREQSIIYLRYFSDCTQTEIANRLGISQVQVSRLEKKILAQLKSWMATSATVEEQVVKKDI
- the spoIIAA gene encoding anti-sigma F factor antagonist, with amino-acid sequence MHFQFEMVTRETVVIRLYGELDHHAVEQIRAKISSAIFQGAVSTIIWNLEGLSFMDSSGVGLVLGRMRELEAIAGRTILLNPSPTMRKVFQFSGLGPWMMDATEEEAIERVRGIVNG
- the spoIIAB gene encoding anti-sigma F factor; its protein translation is MDNEMTLTFLAISENEGLARVAVTGFIAQLDPTIDELSEFKTVVSEAVSNAIIHGYEEDGKGVVTVHAKREDDIVTVSVMDNGMGIEDVSRAMEPLFTTKSAMERSGMGFTIMDSFSDQLTVMSKWQEGTTVTFTKKFYSVRTAVM
- the lysA gene encoding diaminopimelate decarboxylase, with amino-acid sequence MHLYGTQAISEDGHLTIGQVDTLELAKEYGTPLFVYDTALIRKRARDFIDTFKKLGVKAEVAYASKAFACVAVYQLAAEENLSLDVVSGGELFTALKAGFPAERIHFHGNNKSIAELELAFDSKIGCIVVDNFYEIQLLKEISERRQQRMRILLRVTPGVEAHTHDFITTGQADSKFGFDLNNGQADEAFQQTFNHEYLELLGLHCHIGSQIFDTAGFGLAGEKLIDKISDWHKAHDFTCTVLNLGGGFGIRYTEEDAPLEPQVYVEDMITVVKNKAIVLGLTMPEIWIEPGRSLVGDAGTSLYTIGSQKTVPDVRKYVAVDGGMSDNIRPALYEAKYEAVIASKANAPKSETYTVAGKLCESGDKLIIDAKLQEAASGDVLAIFCTGAYGYSMASNYNRVPRPAVVFAENGKHQLAIKRESYEDIVQNDLPLTLKKGE
- a CDS encoding GNAT family N-acetyltransferase, which translates into the protein MLIRYKKAFEKIAMGLLSFMPNEKDIKKLTETIQSYENNDNWVLYLWKKNDEYVGIVGLVTDNDSATIQHVSVIPSYRGEGVAKEMLQEVAELGQYENVRATDETREFVQKCIQCNDEKADEC
- the xerD gene encoding site-specific tyrosine recombinase XerD encodes the protein MKEFHYAIEDYIHFIQVERQLSINTLASYRRDLENYVQFLQEAEGMADFRKVERTTILRHLEQLRMQGKTSRTVARHISSIRSFHQFLLREKRTETDPTVHLEMPTIEQKLPNILSIEEIESLLTAPNRSKPQGVRDVAMLELLYGSGMRISELIALDLADIHLTMGFVRVFGKGGKERIIPLGKSALSSLSAYLDGARGQLQGKYPKTDAFFINQRGKRLTRQGCWKLMKEHALKAGIQHELTPHTLRHSFATHLVENGADLRAVQEMLGHADISTTQIYTHISKTRLSEVYKQFHPRA
- a CDS encoding DUF309 domain-containing protein encodes the protein MHPQHHTLFIDYCAYFNGNGDYFECHEVLEEYWKDIAPGDRNHPLVGYVQLATGFYHWRRGNSTGAVRILQKALHNFQYNVGHVFFSEIDYEKLLILLKDSIASIQMGKSFQAFQLPITPTLQELTAARIQLLPLSSHDYLLHKHMLRDRSHILAERQESKQRKSRR